The proteins below come from a single Gouania willdenowi unplaced genomic scaffold, fGouWil2.1 scaffold_439_arrow_ctg1, whole genome shotgun sequence genomic window:
- the LOC114460471 gene encoding uncharacterized protein LOC114460471, which translates to MDLLFLLLLVGSQEVLAGALSSPWYDYIGRCPGGFNLVMCIPQIPDILSDVTIPLEALANKGYTPWKHGKDYVNYEWYMQVRGADQSWSTHGWSEVLLHTSYTPITWPLTPSTRTVTAAYLSLRKTIVQKQKILLLTVNTTAVPPSCLLMGFGPDVQGTDPIFWVDICITPPATPIVVKPRMDIVLSPEVRQNIRVINAKPMPTEEPDSLLALLSEQNNHVHHRLRANSWYRMVELSARTVTNDSCYVCSHLPHAVTSPTLLSASLPAPDSKKVLECLQNKSATPCPPVLPVLKTLEPLGQAAKHLNTNAVPCGNYTHCYPLCVRFNGPPTNTKGLPSVDINHCATVRNVSTVVPMFARDGVWLKCGDKVYPSPPINMSAVCVPVAVTDGSFIVHMTMPSRSRREIITFTPHDAIWGSDVPHEHRYWSTSQKVVHALFPNIGVGKNSLMVETLQYRFHMLLNASLAVNNKMNARTAATAQMAIQNRMALDTILASTGGVCAMVGATCCTYIPNNSSESIEDALQTLRNLEGAMSADESNVHSSGWDWLFQGSWFQFLLRLGLPLLAVLLVVGLACCCIVPCVKKGIDNMIIGAMQVQASPEYQLHVMGLSPSAPLMD; encoded by the coding sequence ATGGATCtgttgttcctcctcctcctcgtgggATCCCAGGAAGTGCTAGCAGGGGCTCTAAGCTCACCTTGGTATGATTACATAGGTAGATGCCCCGGGGGCTTTAACCTCGTTATGTGCATACCACAAATACCGGACATTTTAAGTGACGTTACAATTCCACTAGAGGCTCTGGCTAATAAAGGCTACACACCATGGAAACATGGTAAGGACTATGTAAATTATGAATGGTACATGCAAGTCCGGGGAGCAGACCAATCATGGTCTACTCATGGTTGGTCTGAGGTACTCCTCCATACAAGCTACACCCCTATTACATGGCCCCTCACACCATCTACACGTACCGTTACAGCTGCATATCTGTCATTGCGAAAAACAATTGttcagaaacaaaaaatcctACTCCTAACCGTTAACACCACCGCGGTACCTCCTTCTTGTTTGCTTATGGGATTCGGCCCTGACGTACAAGGGACAGATCCCATCTTTTGGGTAGATATTTGTATTACACCTCCGGCCACTCCCATTGTAGTTAAACCACGCATGGACATAGTGTTATCACCTGAGGTTAGACAGAATATACGAGTTATAAATGCAAAACCTATGCCAACAGAAGAACCTGACTCGTTACTCGCATTACTGTCTGAACAGAATAATCACGTCCATCATCGTCTGCGCGCTAATTCTTGGTACCGTATGGTAGAACTATCTGCACGAACAGTAACTAATGATAGTTGCTATGTTTGCTCACATCTGCCGCACGCTGTAACATCCCCGACTCTGTTGTCCGCATCCCTGCCAGCCCCTGACTCAAAGAAAGTACtagaatgtttacaaaataagtccGCGACCCCGTGCCCTCCTGTTCTACCAGTGCTAAAAACCCTCGAGCCCCTAGGTCAGGCTGCTAAACACCTAAACACGAATGCTGTCCCCTGTGGTAATTATACTCACTGCTATCCTTTATGCGTACGATTTAATGGTCCACCAACTAACACCAAAGGTCTACCATCGGTAGACATAAACCATTGTGCTACCGTTCGGAACGTCAGTACGGTTGTCCCAATGTTTGCTAGAGACGGTGTTTGGTTGAAGTGCGGTGATAAAGTTTATCCTTCCCCTCCAATTAATATGTCAGCCGTTTGTGTACCAGTAGCAGTCACAGATGGGTCTTTCATAGTTCATATGACAATGCCTAGTCGTTCTCGTCGTGAGATTATAACCTTCACACCTCATGATGCAATATGGGGCTCAGACGTCCCTCACGAACATAGATATTGGTCAACTAGTCAAAAAGTCGTTCATGCTCTTTTCCCTAATATAGGCGTGGGTAAGAATTCCCTTATGGTAGAGACCCTTCAATACCGCTTTCACATGCTTCTTAATGCATCTTTAGCTGTtaataacaaaatgaatgctagaACAGCGGCCACCGCGCAAATGGCTATTCAGAACCGTATGGCTTTAGATACGATTTTAGCTTccacaggtggtgtgtgtgctatggtgggtgctacctgctgtacatacatacctaataactcctcggagtccatcgaagacgccctgcaaacactccgcaacctggaaggtgccatgtcagctgacgagtccaatgtccattcatccgggtgggactggctgttccaaggctcctggttccaattcctgctacgtctgggtctccctcttctggctgtgctgctggtCGTTGGTCTTGCCTGCTGTTGCATCGTCCCCTGTGTGAAGAAAGGCATAGACAACATGATCATCGGTGCTATGCAGGTCCAGGCTTCCCCAGAGTACCAACTCCATGTTATGGGTCTCTCCCCATCTGCCCCATTGATGGACTAA